A genomic region of Pradoshia eiseniae contains the following coding sequences:
- the pdhA gene encoding pyruvate dehydrogenase (acetyl-transferring) E1 component subunit alpha, with protein sequence MTIEFPIYQMMNENGQLVREGDKERLTDELVREFYYHMVRIRTFDRKAISLQRQGRLGTYAPFEGQEAAQAGSALALGNEDWVFPTYRDHGATLTFGANMARTFLYWNGRVEGCVPEEGKRIFPPAVPIATQLPHAAGAAWAEKRKGTKNAAIAYFGDGATSEGDFHEGMNMASVFKVPAVFFNQNNGFAISVPIEKQMNSETVAQKSVAYGIPGVRVDGNDIFAVYFQTKEALGRARKGEGPTLIEAVTWRYGAHTTADDPTKYRNQSKSDEIRQTRDPLMRLERYMKNEGIWDEGWTTQIQNQITEEVEQAIREVESYPKPKVDDLFDYVFETPTWTIAKQKEEYFQLLGGEA encoded by the coding sequence ATGACGATTGAATTTCCAATCTATCAAATGATGAATGAAAATGGGCAGCTTGTAAGAGAGGGCGATAAAGAAAGACTAACCGATGAGCTGGTGAGAGAGTTCTATTATCATATGGTTCGAATCAGAACGTTTGACCGAAAGGCCATCAGTTTACAGCGTCAGGGACGATTAGGAACCTATGCACCGTTTGAGGGCCAGGAGGCAGCGCAGGCGGGAAGCGCGCTCGCTCTCGGAAATGAGGATTGGGTATTCCCGACCTATCGCGACCACGGTGCAACCTTAACCTTCGGCGCCAATATGGCACGGACCTTCTTATATTGGAACGGCCGGGTGGAAGGCTGTGTGCCGGAGGAAGGGAAGAGAATCTTTCCGCCTGCCGTGCCTATTGCGACACAGCTTCCCCATGCAGCAGGTGCTGCATGGGCTGAGAAGAGAAAAGGGACGAAAAATGCCGCGATTGCCTATTTTGGTGATGGGGCCACTTCAGAGGGAGACTTCCATGAGGGGATGAACATGGCGAGTGTATTCAAGGTCCCTGCCGTCTTTTTTAATCAAAATAACGGGTTTGCCATATCGGTTCCGATTGAAAAACAAATGAATTCTGAAACCGTAGCGCAAAAGTCGGTTGCCTATGGCATACCAGGCGTCCGGGTGGATGGGAATGATATTTTCGCGGTCTATTTCCAGACAAAGGAAGCCTTGGGGCGGGCACGTAAGGGAGAAGGCCCGACATTAATTGAAGCGGTTACCTGGAGATATGGGGCTCATACAACAGCAGATGACCCGACCAAATACCGCAATCAGTCAAAGAGCGATGAAATCAGGCAAACACGTGATCCGCTTATGCGCCTGGAACGCTACATGAAGAACGAGGGCATCTGGGATGAGGGGTGGACCACTCAGATTCAGAATCAAATCACCGAAGAGGTCGAGCAGGCAATCCGAGAAGTGGAGAGCTATCCGAAGCCGAAGGTAGATGATCTATTCGACTATGTATTTGAAACACCGACTTGGACAATCGCGAAGCAAAAGGAAGAGTATTTCCAATTGTTAGGAGGAGAAGCTTAA
- a CDS encoding Leu/Phe/Val dehydrogenase — protein MNAVNQTVQMNEMILENMQEHEQVIFCNDPSTGLKAIIAIHNTALGPALGGCRMQPYRGMADALQDALRLSKGMTYKCAAADVDFGGGKAVIIGDPLKDKTPHMFRAFGRFVDSLNGRFYTGTDMGTNMEDFIHASRETSCITGIPEAYGGGGDSSVPTALGVIYGLQATNKVTFGTDELAGRTYAIQGLGKVGLKVAEQLLIRGADLYVTDINDEAVEKVKELARNHGGMVKSVDSKEIYAAEADVFVPCAGGGVINDETLSVMKVKAIAGSANNQLLHDRHGEKVKEKGILYAPDYMINCGGLIQVADELYGANKERVLTKTKTIYHSLLEVYRQAELDNMTTAEAADRLCEKRIEDRKRLNHFFSHSKPPKWDVRN, from the coding sequence ATGAACGCGGTCAATCAAACAGTGCAGATGAATGAAATGATATTAGAGAATATGCAGGAGCATGAGCAGGTAATATTCTGCAACGATCCATCCACTGGCCTTAAGGCCATTATTGCCATTCACAATACGGCGCTTGGTCCGGCTCTGGGGGGATGCCGGATGCAGCCATACAGAGGAATGGCGGATGCCCTTCAGGATGCATTGCGCCTCTCAAAAGGGATGACGTATAAATGTGCGGCAGCAGATGTGGATTTTGGCGGGGGAAAGGCAGTCATCATTGGGGACCCGTTAAAGGATAAAACGCCTCATATGTTTCGAGCCTTCGGGCGCTTTGTAGATTCGTTGAATGGAAGGTTCTATACCGGAACAGATATGGGAACGAATATGGAGGATTTCATTCATGCATCACGAGAAACGAGCTGCATAACGGGGATTCCGGAGGCTTATGGAGGCGGCGGGGATTCATCCGTCCCAACCGCATTAGGTGTCATCTATGGGTTGCAGGCTACTAATAAGGTGACATTCGGGACAGATGAGCTTGCTGGCAGAACATATGCAATTCAAGGCCTTGGAAAGGTTGGGCTAAAGGTAGCTGAACAGCTTCTCATCAGAGGGGCAGACCTTTATGTGACGGATATTAACGATGAAGCTGTAGAGAAAGTGAAGGAACTGGCGAGGAATCATGGAGGAATGGTCAAGAGCGTGGATAGCAAGGAGATTTATGCGGCGGAGGCCGATGTGTTCGTCCCGTGTGCAGGCGGAGGAGTCATCAATGATGAGACGCTCTCTGTCATGAAGGTGAAGGCCATAGCAGGTTCGGCCAATAACCAGCTCCTGCATGACCGGCACGGGGAGAAAGTGAAGGAGAAGGGGATTCTCTATGCGCCTGACTATATGATCAATTGCGGAGGCCTTATTCAGGTGGCTGATGAGTTATATGGGGCGAATAAGGAACGCGTATTGACCAAAACAAAAACCATTTATCATTCCTTGCTTGAAGTATATAGGCAGGCTGAGCTAGATAATATGACAACAGCCGAGGCAGCGGATCGCTTGTGTGAAAAGAGAATCGAGGACCGAAAGAGACTCAATCATTTCTTTTCTCATAGCAAGCCGCCTAAATGGGATGTACGAAACTAA
- a CDS encoding thioesterase family protein, which translates to MKTGLKVGAEAVVTAMVTEEMFAQFEGNIVHRAYSTVAMVYHMEWASRKIILPYLEEHEEGVGGAVSVKHIAPTAEGTMVYVKAVVTKLTPNVIVTAVEIRNESGLIGIGEVKQGIVLKETMESRLKQSMTTQESN; encoded by the coding sequence ATGAAAACAGGCTTAAAAGTTGGAGCTGAGGCAGTGGTGACGGCCATGGTGACCGAAGAGATGTTTGCTCAATTTGAAGGGAATATTGTCCATCGTGCGTATTCGACTGTAGCGATGGTTTATCACATGGAATGGGCCTCACGAAAGATTATCCTGCCCTATCTGGAAGAGCATGAGGAGGGGGTGGGCGGAGCTGTATCTGTAAAGCATATTGCCCCAACCGCTGAGGGGACGATGGTTTATGTGAAAGCTGTTGTGACTAAATTGACACCGAATGTAATCGTGACGGCCGTTGAGATACGCAATGAGTCAGGATTGATCGGGATTGGCGAGGTTAAGCAGGGCATCGTTTTGAAGGAGACGATGGAGTCCCGGTTAAAGCAATCCATGACAACGCAAGAATCCAATTAA
- a CDS encoding Lrp/AsnC family transcriptional regulator: MDQLDFRLLSILQKDGRITISDLSKQLALSRPSVTERLNRLREKGVIEGFSARVCPRSVGRNIVVFIQLSDFKTASYAEFEKKILDDPDIIEIHRLTGSVSYLLKAAVPGMEQLNQLIEKLNPYGNVNTSIVLSSPLSFSPITPVQEELKSRPIN, translated from the coding sequence ATGGATCAATTAGACTTTCGCCTTCTAAGTATTTTACAAAAGGATGGGCGCATAACGATAAGCGATCTATCCAAGCAATTAGCCTTAAGCAGACCAAGCGTGACCGAACGATTAAACCGGCTCAGGGAAAAGGGCGTTATCGAAGGATTCAGCGCCAGGGTGTGCCCGCGTTCAGTCGGCCGGAATATTGTTGTCTTTATCCAATTAAGCGACTTCAAGACCGCTTCCTACGCCGAATTCGAAAAGAAAATCCTCGATGATCCCGATATCATCGAAATTCACCGCCTGACCGGCTCTGTCAGCTATCTTCTGAAGGCCGCCGTGCCTGGGATGGAGCAGCTCAACCAGCTAATTGAAAAGCTGAACCCATATGGCAATGTCAACACATCAATCGTCCTGTCTTCCCCATTGTCCTTCAGCCCCATTACCCCTGTTCAGGAAGAATTGAAATCCCGTCCCATTAACTGA
- a CDS encoding DUF402 domain-containing protein: MVQLTEPLIVQYDKKEVCIANEGYSWLQQFPADKHHSVTTMFDEEGNIIQWYIDICLSNGCEDGKPWMDDLYLDIILFPTGKIIIKDTDELEDAYKSGIIHKELYDLAWKEVNRVNRMLCAGDFPLVRLASEHKTQLMGLLK; encoded by the coding sequence ATGGTTCAACTAACTGAACCCTTAATCGTTCAATATGATAAGAAGGAAGTCTGCATAGCCAATGAAGGGTATTCTTGGCTTCAGCAATTTCCAGCTGATAAGCACCACTCCGTAACGACCATGTTTGACGAAGAAGGAAATATTATTCAGTGGTATATCGATATATGCCTCAGCAACGGTTGTGAGGATGGCAAGCCGTGGATGGATGATTTATATTTAGATATCATTCTCTTTCCAACAGGAAAAATCATCATAAAAGATACGGATGAGCTGGAAGATGCCTATAAAAGCGGAATCATTCATAAAGAGCTGTATGATCTTGCTTGGAAGGAAGTGAACAGAGTAAATAGAATGCTATGCGCCGGGGATTTTCCTTTAGTTCGATTAGCCTCAGAGCATAAAACCCAGCTAATGGGCCTTCTAAAATGA
- a CDS encoding DUF3626 domain-containing protein, with translation MHLSKAQRFAIEHIEAWAKQHKHEARLTINHILEMSNISTDTFEKAVDAIKTNARISLHFHPDRLDSSLNSIAESLFMQGEYKSQFETLISSGSVSAVPGGERDLWEKRMFGGAYHIGGAAISERPKYGALNLMLPSDGPAPRFGSCYFLLYPAVSHRSSFTYLDSHLEIKEKGTYKEFDLILAALLEDSFSREFALGESDLQPPRLVNHLLTTLSKPQKFLIEEKVHRNLDQYIEAQIHGSLSLKDDVEILVADSSFKGTDIGEIMEQLCSKFSIKLYWRRGFNLKVQDVPSDFRGAKMPVLAHRIAERKYINARIIGSAMKEMYLHPDQWSDYGTMKEIVQDFKLLWHVLVRYGSY, from the coding sequence ATGCACTTATCAAAGGCGCAGAGATTTGCTATTGAGCATATTGAAGCTTGGGCAAAGCAGCATAAACATGAAGCAAGATTAACCATTAATCATATTTTAGAAATGTCAAACATATCAACAGATACCTTCGAAAAAGCCGTTGATGCCATAAAGACAAATGCCAGAATTAGCTTGCATTTTCATCCAGATCGGCTCGATTCCAGCTTAAACAGCATTGCCGAATCATTATTCATGCAGGGGGAATATAAAAGTCAATTTGAAACCTTGATCTCAAGCGGAAGTGTATCTGCTGTTCCTGGCGGCGAACGGGACCTTTGGGAGAAAAGGATGTTTGGAGGAGCCTATCATATTGGGGGTGCAGCCATTAGCGAACGTCCTAAGTATGGTGCACTGAATTTGATGTTACCTTCAGATGGACCTGCCCCTCGCTTTGGTTCATGCTACTTCCTCCTTTATCCAGCAGTCTCTCATCGTTCTTCATTTACCTATTTAGATTCTCATCTAGAAATAAAGGAAAAAGGAACATATAAGGAATTTGATTTAATTCTCGCAGCACTTCTGGAGGATTCATTTTCAAGAGAATTTGCACTGGGAGAAAGTGACCTGCAACCTCCTAGGCTAGTCAATCATTTATTAACAACTCTTTCAAAACCTCAAAAATTTCTCATTGAGGAAAAAGTCCATCGTAATCTTGACCAATACATTGAAGCCCAAATTCATGGAAGTCTATCACTTAAAGACGATGTTGAGATATTAGTAGCAGACAGTTCTTTTAAAGGAACAGATATAGGAGAAATAATGGAGCAACTATGCTCTAAGTTTTCCATTAAACTATATTGGCGCAGAGGGTTTAATCTTAAAGTACAGGATGTACCTTCTGATTTTAGAGGAGCTAAAATGCCTGTTTTAGCACATCGTATTGCCGAAAGGAAATATATTAATGCGCGAATCATTGGCTCTGCCATGAAAGAAATGTACTTACATCCTGATCAATGGTCTGATTATGGAACGATGAAAGAGATCGTTCAGGATTTCAAGCTATTATGGCATGTGCTTGTTAGATATGGCTCATACTAG